Within the Oncorhynchus mykiss isolate Arlee chromosome 4, USDA_OmykA_1.1, whole genome shotgun sequence genome, the region TTGAATAGTTATTCTCTCTTTGTTCCTTTCTGTTCATCATCGGGGATCACAGTGAAGGGTGAGCATAAACACTTTCTTTGGGGTCTGACAGATGAGTTTATTGTAAAGTCATGAAAATAAGTAATTTCAATGTATATGATTTCAGCTCTGAAAGGTGATATCTAGCTGTGATGAAATTGTCATATGAACTTTTCCTTTTCTCTTTCAGGTCTCCAACAAAGGTGAGTGGAATATTAAACATTATTTCCCCCGCCTTTCTGTTTTTGCTCATATGTCAACACATGGATACAAATAggcatttctctctctgtattccagggGTCCCCTACCAATAACGTGTCCCCGACCTCCACCCCCGCCAAATCTGCAGCCGCCGTGCCCACCCTAGCGCCGCCACCTGAAGAAGCCACCGAGTGAGTGTCCACTTCCTTTGCCTACCGCAGCATTTACCTAATTTCCTCAGCGATTCCCTCAGTTCTTGCATTTTAGGATTCTGTCTGTTCCATTTTAATTTCATAAAATGGTGAATAAGGGAGACTGTATTTTccctttcatcctctctctctctgccaccattTCACCATCTGTCTCCACCCTTCTGTCTCGCTCTAGTTCTCTCTTAGATCTggaccctctctcctcctctggtccgTCAGTAGGAGCCTCAGCAGCCCCTACGTCCTGGGGAGGTAATGTCCCACATCAAAACTTGATACATAGCTTGATTATTAATTAAAACGTAGTTACATTATCTAATTAACAATCATGTAATTTAATTCCCCCCCCATCACCTTCTCCCATGCTCTTCTGGGGATGCTGTCACAGACCTCCTTGGATCAGGTGAGTGCTATCCCACAGTGCCTCTGGTATTAACCTCTTTAGTGTGTTAACAGTATGTGTCAGTTCCTCTAGATCTCCCACTGTGTTTCATAGTGTTGCTCTAGTCTAAGGAagccgtctctttctctcttctttctttccctcccccGCATCTCCTTATTGGTTTTGGTTCATACGGGGACTTTATGTTTTTGGTTGCTTTGGTTCTAATGGGATGTTTTGTTGGTTGTTTTTTAAAATTGGGTTGTTTTGGTACCTTCATTTCTTTCTAATGGGATTTGTTTGGTTGCTTTGGATCCTATGGGGTATTTTGGGTTGATTCATGGGGTTGTTTTGGTACCTTATTTTGGGGTTGGTTGGTACACCTTTTGGGTACCTGCAGAAATGGGCGAGTCCATGCTTCCTGACCCCACCTTAGCTGTAGAACCCGTCCCCTCTCCCGCTGGTGTAACGTCCACCCCTGCAGCTGCGGAGCCAGGAGTCTCTCTGGCTCCTCCCCCTAATGCGGCCGCTGCCCCCACCCCCGGCGCGACGAATATGGATCTGCTGGGAGGTTAGTGGGCTTCTGGAGGATTCTCTACAACAGAATCTCTGCTGGACAGCTCAACCCAAACCAACCCGCCTCATGCACACAGAGCATACAGTGTTCTctacatgcatatacacacagtGACACAGATACCCCAAAACAAATACACCATGTTTGCAGAACATGTCAGAACATGTCAGTCAAcacgcagggtagcctagtggttaagagcgttggactagtaaccggaaggttgcaagttcaaacccctgagctgacaaggtacaaatctgtcgttctgcccctgaacaggcagttaaccaactgttcctaggccgtcattgaaaataagaatttgttctttaactgacctggttaaatacagataaaacaaataaatatacacatacatgcattctgtacatatacacacagagacaagCAGACACACTCAGACATGCTACTCATACATTTTTTCACATGCTTCTTTTTGTTTGATAGTCCAAAAGCTTTTCCTCAACTTCAGAGAAAAGCCAGTCTATCAATCAGTCATGTTCTTTATTACCGCTTACGACCGGGTTCCCCAAACTCAGACCTGGGTTCCCCCCTGggtacatgttttgtttttttcccctagaactacacagctgattcaaataatctaaACTTGATTATGAGTTGTCTATTTGAAtcggctgtgtagtgctagggcaaaaacctaaACGTGCAGTCAGGGGAAGGGGCACCTTTAGGTTGGGGGGGGGCACCTTtacgttgggggggggggggcaggacggAGTTTGGGAAACCCGGGCCTAAGAGAAATCTTGCTTTGTTTCTGGGTTCACTCTGCGCCATGCTTGTCCAGTTATGTAGTGTAAAATACCTAGTTACCGCTTTATAGTTTAGTTGTAGATAAAGCCTACCTTCCGTACACTCTGCTGTGCCTCCTGTCtgtattctcattcaccccttcacCTGTCAATCACTCATGCCACAAAGTAAATGTTTTGTAACTAATCTAAACTCAATTTGTTAATAAGTATATTAATCAAATATATTAAATATTGTATACGtgacatgacataagtatttaatCTACAGTATAGTACCATACCATATATTAAGTACATGAAATACCTTAATAAAGTAAAATTAGTATTTCTAAACTCTACAGGCACAGTCTATCTTTTAAGTGGCTTCTTGACCTTCCTTTTCTGAAGTTCCTTGACTGACTTATTATCTCTGGCTTGTGTTTCGTTTCCCtgttctctctacttctctctctgtcatctctctctctgtgtttgtgtgtgtgtgttggctatCAGATGCATTTTCGACCCCTGTTCCCACCTCTGATGCCTCTGCTGAGGGCGGAGCTCCGGCCTCCACGCCAACCCCAGCCGCCGACGCTGCTGCCGGTGGGTTACAGGACATGTGTATATATGTGACTGTGTGGCGTCTGTCTGTGTAAATGGATGTATATTTGTGTGGATGttcgtatgtgtgtgtttggctgtgtTCCAGTGCTCGGTGCATCCATTTGTATATTTGCTTTTGTGTATGGAGAGTGTGTTGATTCCATTGTTGTGGGCTGGTGTACCTAGAAATGTGATGCTACTGGTTGTTTCTAGGCATGGCTGATGTTGTTACCATGGAGATTGGTGCTGAAGCTACTATGAGAACAGTGGTTGACCACAACATGCTAGATTTCGCCTGAGGCTTCCTTTCCTTTGGTAAACTCTATCCCAAAATGCATCTGCAAGCTCCTTGGTTGCACTCAAATCTGGTGTGTTATTGGCAGtgctggaaaaagtactcaattgtcaaatcaaattgtatttgtcacatgcaccgaatactaccgtgaaatacttacttacaagcccttaaccaacaatgcagttcaagaaatagagttaagaaagtAAGTATTACAAGTacatggaattgctaaaatgtacttaagtatcaaaagtgaaagtataaaccatttaaaattccttattttAAGCAAACGAGACAGCACAatgttcttaaaaaaaaaaaaaagattgacgGATcaccagaggcacactccaacactcggacataatttacaaatcaagcatttctgtttagtgagtccaccagatcagaggcagtacgggtgaccagggatgttctcgtgATAAGTATGTGAATCGGACCAtattcctgtcaaaatgtaacaagtacttttgggtgtcagggaaaatgtatggagtaaaaagtatattgttttcttcaggaatgtagtgaagtaaaagtagaagttgctaaaaatataaatagtaaagtaccgataccccaaaaaactacttaagtagtattttaaagtatttttacttaagtactttacaccactggttattGGTATATTGAGAGAGTGTGAATACTACTAATATTGTTTTTTCAAAGATGTTTCCTGCTACATTTCTTCACAAATCATGTTCTTTTCCTATAATTTTTTATCAGACATGCATATTTTCCAGATTATCTTTTGATCATATACAGTACTTcattgttttttacatttactgtttGTCTCTAAAGAATATGTAGCTGTGAATTCCTAACTGAGCTTGTATCTTCTCCCTCAGAATCTCAGACAAGTGCAGCTACTCCTCTTCCCTACTGAACTCTTATATAGCTCTTTGTTTTACACTGTGTTGTGGTCATTGCGTAACATCCTCATCTTCTCTTGTCATcccttccccctgttctctcctcccaaAGACCCCTTTGCCCCCTCTGGTGGTAGCTCAGAAGCAGTAGGCCCAGGGCTGGACCTGTTTGCTATGATGCCTATGGAGAACAACTGCTTTAACTCAGGGGCGCCCCCTTCTGCCCCCTCATCCACCATCACAGCACCTATCACCCCCACCACCCCATCGATAGACCTCTTGAGTGGTAAATGTTTACGCATGTATGTGTGGTACTTCTTAACCTTTTCTTTTGTCCCCTTtcatctctgtcctctactctgcatccatgtcctctcctctcctgcattTTTTCAGTCGACTGCATTTTTCCTGGGTGTCCTTTTCTCTTTGTGAGGCTAACTTGCACATGTTTCTGTTCCTCTGTTTCCTTTCAGCTTGGATGCATTCTGCTGCCTCTCTGCTCCTGCATTGACTTTCAATCACAATTGTTCATCTAATTAATCAGTGTTTGTATTCTGCTGTtctcatctctgtgtgtgtgggtgggtgggtgggtgggtgttttCTTGCCCTGTAGCTATGTTTGATTCCATGCCAGATCCAAGCTTCACCAAAGCAGACCTTGCCCCCAGTGTTGACATGTTTGGTGGAGCAGGTACCCAGACTAGCGCCGTCTCAGTGTGCTTATTTATTATAAACTAAAACCTTGTCGTCTTTCTCAGCATGTGTTTGGAGTGCTATTTCTATATGTACATTCGTGCATGTGAATTATTGTATTTCATGGATACTGATTTTGTACCAATctaaccctcctctaccctccccttaCAACAGATGCCTTCTCCTCCCctgcccccctctcctctgcccccCCAATGGACAAGGGGGTGATCATGGACCTGTTTGGGGGTGGGTAACTGTacaccctccccccacccctcactATGCCCCTTGCTGCTGGTCGACGGTCTTCACATGAGTGGCCGTTGTGAAcgaatatttataaaaaaaaatattaaaaaaatgtataaaattataaaaaaatCCATAATTTAGATTTATTATTTGATTGTTTaattgattattttcatcatatCATTCACCTTCATCAACATTTCTCATTTCTGGTGACCCATAATCTTGTTAGTGTTGTTAAGTTGTTAAGTGTGGTATTCAGGCAGGACACAGTGACTTTTCTATGTCCTCTCTAGAGCATATTGAGTTTGTGTTGctaagtaaactcagcaaaaaaagaaacgtcctctcactgtcaactgcatttattttcagcaaactttacatgtgtaaatatttgtatgaacataacaagattcaacaactgaaacataaactgaacaagttccacagacatgtcactagcagaaattgaataatgtgtccctgaacaaaggggggggggggggggtgtcaaaatcaaaagtaacagtcggtatctggtgtggccaccagctgcatttagtactgcagtgcatctcctcctcatggactgcaccaggtttgccagttcttgctgtgagatattaccccactattccaccaaggcacctacaagttccctgacatttctggggggaatggccctagccctcaccctccgatccaacaggtcccagacgtgctcaatgggattgagatccggtctcttcactggccatggcagaacactgacatgcctgtcttgcaggaaatcacgcacagaacaggcagtatggctggtggcattgtcatgctggagggtcatgtcaggatgagcatgagggaggacaatgtcttccctgtaacgcaaagTGTTGTGATTGGTTGCAAAgtcaacaagctcagtccgatgatgctgtgacacaccgtcccagaccatgacggaccctccacctccaaatcgatcctgctccagagtacaggcctcggtgtagcgctcattccttcaacgataaacgcaaatctgaccatcacccctggtgaggcaaaaccgcgactcgtcagtgaagagcactttttaccagtcctgtctggtccagcgacggtgggtttgtgcccataggcgacattgtagcgagtgatgtctggtgaggaccagcCTTACaaaaggcctacaagccctcagtccagcctctctcagcctattgcggacagtctgagcactgatagagggattgtgcattcctggtgtaactcaggcagttgtagccatcctgtacctgtctcgcaggtgtgatgttcgtatgtaccaatcctgtgcaggtgttgttacacgtggtcttccactgcgaggacgatcagctgtccgtcctgtctccctgtagcgctgtcttaggcgtctcacagtacggacatggcaacttattgccctggccacatctgcagtcctcatgcctctttgcagcatgcctaaagcacattcacacagataagcagggaccctgggcatctttcttttgatgtttttcagagtcagtagaaaggcctctttagtgtttttatatctgtgaccttaattgcctaccatctgtaagctgttagtgtcttaattaacaaccattccacaggtgcatgttcatggaacaagcatgggaaacagtgtttaaaccctttacaatgaagatctgttttttaattaattgtacctttatttaactagacaagtcagttaagaacaaattcttattttcaatgacggcctaggaacagtcggttagctgccttgttcaggggcagaacagcagatttttaccttgtcagctcagggattcgatcttgcaacctttcggttacaagtccaacgctctaaccaccaggctacctgtcgccGCCTCTGTGAAGTTTTTTGTacttttacgaattatctttgaaagacaaggtcctgcaAAAgggatgttttgtttttttcggAGTTTAGATGTAGATGTGCCGCAGCATATTGGGATCAAAGGAGTTTCTattggtgtgtactgtatgtgtgtatacctGTGTATGTCTACTGTCCTATCTGACAGTGATAACGCTGCTCTATCTGTTTGGCGTTCCTAGTGTGGAGCGGATGGCTGACTTCTTAACCCTTCTCTGCCCTCATGCTGCACTGCTAATGGCTTGGCCCaccttggcctggtatggtttggCTTGGTTTGGTTTTACCCATCAGACTCCACTGGTGGAGAGACCAAGCCTGCTGCCCCTGCAGCTGCCTCTGGTGCTGAGCTGATGGCAGGTAATGTACCTACCGTTGCACGACACACCCACCATGCACAACACACGCACCAGGCATGACCCATTCACATTGTATGCAAGACACATAACAGTAATTATAAACTGGATGGTTCAaaacctgaatgctgattggctgaaagccgtgttATCAGaccgtatgacaaaacatttatttttactcttctaattccgttggtaaccagtttataatagcaaaaaggcacctcgggggtttgtatatggccaatataccacggctaaagactgtatccaggcactccacgttgagTCGTGCTTAAAGAACagaccttagccatggtatattggtccTATACCACATACCCTCGggcattattgcttaaatatacagttgaaggtTGAAGTTTTACATCCagctttgccaaatacatttaaactcagtttttcacattaacattaacattaacatttaatcctagtaaaaattccctgggatcaccactttattttaagaatgtgaaatgtcagaataatagtagagataattatttatttcagctttcatttctttcatcacattcccagtgggtcagaagtttacatacactcaattagtaattgcctttaaattgtttaacttgggtcaaacgtttcgggtagccttctacaagcttcccacaaaaagttgggtgaattttgtcccattcctcctgacagagctggtgtaactgagtcaggtttgtaggcctccttgctcgcacatcctttttcagttctgcccacacattttctataggattgaggtcacggCTTTGTgctagccactccaataccttgattttgttgtccttaagccattttgcctcaaGTTTGGACGTaggcttggtgtcattgtccacttggaagacccatttgcgaccaagctttaacttcccgactgatgtgttgagatgctgcttcaatatttCCATGTATTTTTcccacaaacaagagtgggaaaacaggctacctaagtatggttctcaatcagagacaacgattgacagctgcctcagattgggaaccataccaggccaaacacatagaaatgccaaacatagaacaaaaacactgAATgcacaccccaactcacgccctgaccaaactaaaacagaggcataaaaaaggaactaaggtcagtaCGTGACAGTCAAgcataaagtagatgtcttaaccgacttgccaaaactatagtttgttaacaagacatttgtggagtggttgaaaaacgagttttaatgactccaacctaagtgtatgtaaacttccgacttcaactgtaccacaTAATATTTTCCATTGTACTGTAATATGTAACCACATCGCCAAATATATCTGACATTATAAAGTTAGAGTGGATATATTAAAagcttattgtgtgtgtgtttttgacaaTCTAGATATATTATTTCACATCCATATTTTGTATACAGTGATCATTCCTTGATTTGACTTTTTTAATAACCCTTGTATTAGTAACAACAGACAGCACACATGTATATGAacatgtgtctgtctgactgaataCATCCTGATTGTATGTAACTTGGTTTTATGGCCATTCCACATACATACTGCTGTTTTGTATGGTCATTATTGTTCTAGCTTCTGTCCTTAGTTGTCTCTCTCACTCCGTTGATGAGAGAGACAACTAAGTGTGAGACAACTGAGTGTTTTTCACTCAGCCACTTGGTAACCCTGGTAACTGTGTTACCGTGGCAATGTTCCCTGTTCCATGGCCATGGCTGTCACAAGCCTGCATGCTATGTTATTGACAATCTGCAAAAACTACTGCTTAAGGCTTAACTCTttctcctccatgtctctttctctcgcaACATTTGTCATCTAACTCACTCCATTATTTTTCCCTTCACTACTCTCTCCCTTTATTCTTACctttccatcctctccctccccttttttCTCCTTCTGCACTTTGTCTTTCGCTCTCaatcactcactctcacactctctctatcctctcattctctcttctctctctccaccctctctccatctggcTCTGGGGCTGGCTCATTGCTTGCTTCCTGCATTCTGATTGGGTGAGTGTTCTGGCCCATTGATGTGCTGGTTTCCCACAGTGCATTGCTGCATTGCAGTAGAAGAGCCACTGCTGCTGTTCTGTTCCCTCTGCTCTGACAAATGCTTAATATATACAATGTGTGAGATGCTCACATCACAATGCCCATTTAGCTTTGTACTGGCTAGGCTGCAGTGCTTTCTCACTCTAGAGTAGAGGCTGCATCCTAACTGTCACCTGGATACAGAGGGTGATACCCTGTCTCAAACAATCTAGCTAATAAaatactacactcttagaaaaaagggttccaattggcttattcagctgtccccataggagaaccctttttggttccgggtagaaccctttttggttccatgtagaaccctctgtggaaaggattctacatggaaaCCAGAAGGattcaacctggaaccaaaaaggttttttcaaagggttatcctatggggacagccgaagaaaccttttaggttctagataacaccACAAGAGTGTAACACTATTGAGTAGTGTTAAGTTAAAAAATATGAATGATCTTTATTGATATTACATGTACACGGAGAGCATTACTTAAACTGTATAttgcatatttgtgtgtgtgtgtgtgtgtgtgtgtgtgaagacacAGTACATGTCCTCACAGTCATAGTGAGTATCAGTACGAGGGCTTGCTATACTCGTCTCTGATCACTGTTGACATGGAGACCGTAGCAGTATGTCATTATGGTAATCCCACTCGTAAGGAGGACCCCTCCTGTCATGATCTGAGAGCATTATTGTGACTGTTTGatctaaacccctctctctctctctctctctctctctctctctctcaccccatctctcttccttttctctctctctctctccctctccatcctcccccctccccattgctatctctctctccccctgcctcgtGTCTCCTGTAGCGTTTGATGGTCTAGGGGATGTGTTGATGCCTTCTATGACACCCCAGGCCGGGGCAGCCTCGTCTCCAGTCAAACCTATGGGAGGAGACCTGGACGCCACCATGGCTAGCATGGCTAGCAGTAAGTCTCTGAGCAGACGAAGGACAGAGGTCCTCTATTTGGCCTGAAGCATTTCAGCATCATGGTCCAGCCCACCTATGCATAGACATGAATTTACATGGTAGTTACATATCGCTGCTAGGTACATTGTCATTACAGTGACGGTACATCATGTTACATAGTACTTACAAATGTGATAAAGATACTGAATGGACATTATTCTGTGACTGGGAAATATTAATtgtcttattttctctctctcagatctgGGAATGGGGAGCCAAAAACCGTACGTTTTCCTGTTTTGAGTCGGTGTCTTTTTGTGTATTGAAATGTCACTTAATGCCATGGATTACAATCACATAGCAGTTTCCATGTGCTCAACGAGCTTTACATTTTAAAAGGTTGGGAGGCTATAGCtgtcttttctttctctttttctattggcttactgactgactgacattctTCCGCAGGGGGGAGAACACGATGGGAGGCTGGTCAACTCCTCAGGTAGCTCCTCCTAGTTGGGGCGCTCCCATGGTAAATGTTGTCTGGTTCATATAGCATGGAGTGCAGTGACATGGCAGTGACGGGCATGGAATGGAACCAATTACACTCGCCGTTCCTCTCTGACTCTCCAGGGTGGTCCAATCACAACACTGGGAAAATGGAAATTTGGAGTTTGGCGTTCGGTTTAAAAGGGGTGAACATTTTGTGGGTAAACTAGGGGTTGGATTGGGAATAACCCCTGGAGAGCTCTGAGAGGGCTGATGTTTGTCTCAAACTAAGGAGCTGCTTGGAAAACCACTTCCCGTTTCTTCTCTTATGGTTCTGACCTCGAGCAAGCCACATGACCCTTCGCTGACCCCGAAATGCCCTGCTCATCTGCATATATCTTTATTTATATCCCTATTGTCTTTCTTTAGCAACAGCTCCACTTCCCAGGGTCCAAACAAAACACACTACAAAACAGTCGCATTTAGATTACTTTAGCTTCATAATTTAATAAGCTGCACTTACCATTGCTTCATTTGGCCAAAAAGCTTTCGCTATAGGGTCTATAGCTGCTGTATTACCCCATGGCTTCAGCTGTTAATTTAGCCAAAGCCTCACTACTGATATAAAAATCAGATATTTAGCTGATTAAACTGGTCTGCCTGATCATGTGTTCCAATAATTGACCCTGTGCTCTTCAAATGCTTCTGCTTGAGCAAATCACCTGAAATTGATTTTAGAGGCCAGGTTTTCTATgtgatctctctccctcgctctgtgtTGATTCTGTTTTAATGATGTCtttgtctgtgttgtgtgtgtgtcaatgatatgtctgtgtgtttgctgTTGCAGTGTTGTCTTTGTTGTGCCTGTGTTGTATGTAGTGTAGTAACATcccacctcctcttccccccctccacACCCCTAGAACGTTCCAATGGGGTCCCCTTCTTTTATGGGGTCTAACCAAGGATTCAGCATGGTAAGACCACCCCGCCCTCGGTCTAGGACCATTAGGAGCACCTAAGATGGCCAATGACCCCATTAGGTGGCCCACTTAGTTTGGTGCCACTGTGAGAGATAGTAGCTGCCATGGCGTCtgactttctcctctctctgtctcagggcGGAGCGGTCGGGGCTGGAGCTCCCATGATGCCCATGGTTAGGCCAGGCTTTGGAGCCCCTTCAACCCCAGGAGCAccggtaagacacacacacacacacacacacacacacacacacacacacacacacacacacacacacacacacacacacacacacacacacacacacacacacacacacacacacacacacacacacacctattccaTGACACAGTGTTTCCTGTGACAGATGGGATCTCCAGGGATGGCCGGGAGTCCGAGGAGGCCTCCGCCCCCCAAGAATGCCCTGGATGACCTCAACATCAAGGACTTCATGTAAACCCCTCTAACCCTCCAAGGTAGGGCTCTCTCTCTTACAGCGGCACCAAACTACATACATGCAATGCAATGaaaagagagagttacagaataACATTGTGGtaatcaactctctctctctctctctcctctctcttctctccagagGTTGTCGTTGTGTCTGGAGCTCTATGGATGTGGATGTGTGCACTCCCCGCCTTCCTGTCACGCCCAAGTCCCTTCAGCCAATCAGCCATCAGCATTACGACCCCTGCCCTCTGACTTCCCCGTAACcccgccctccctctctgtctgatgtTTTAGCACAAACCGTGGATGTGAATCATAAATACAGAAAACAaaattgatttgtgtgtgtgagtgtacttcAATGTTATCCTTTACTTAAATTAAGACAAAAAATGTAACATAAAAAATTATATTGTATTTTGAATCATTCTGGTACTCCCTGAAAGAGCTGAGTTGGAATGTGTTGTTAACCATGGACTGTGTTCGGTGTGTGTAAACCTCACTGGCCAATCCCTGCCCTATCCCCTCCCTTGCTGTCCAATCAAATTCTGTACTAAGCTGTGTTGCTGAGGTTATTCAACACTTAGTTGTACTTCTCTCCATTCATTGATCCATCCAGCCTCTTATACAGCTCTATGGGTGTATATTGATGAAAATTTAAATATGCATCATCACAAATCTGGGTATACGAGATGACGAATCATATGACAACTTCCATTTTCCATTCAAttcatatttgtttttattttgtccgtTTTTTTTATTGTGTGTTACATGCAAAATGTGTTCAAATTGACATATGCGTTTTTGAATATTTTAAATGATAGATTATACATATATTTCTTTAGTCTTTATTTTGAGAGAAAATGTATCGTATATTTTAATTATGTCTATGAATTGTAAGATTGAAAAAAATGTAAGAAGATTCAAAAAAGATCCTTTCCCTTGTACAGTATCTCCCTATCTGTATTTGAAGGCAGTATTGAATGCAAACTCAGTCCCCGTGTTTACTGTTGCACTCCCTGTTGGTGTGAAGTGGTACTGCATTTAAGCATGTCAAGTGAAGTTGATCATCCAAATACTTTtaaaaatcaaaatatacttgtctcctttccttaacGGCCAATTATCAGAATTGAATCGATAGATGAAAGGCAGTTGGTGGAAATAATGCAGTCCTTACACCTATCAGTGGTCAT harbors:
- the LOC110522322 gene encoding clathrin coat assembly protein AP180 isoform X5; amino-acid sequence: MSGQTLTDRIAAAQYQLTGSEVSRAVCKATTHEVMAPKKKHLEYLISATNATNVNIPQMADTLFERATNASWIVVFKALVTTHHMCVHGNERFIQYLASRTALFNLSNFIDKTGSNGYDMSTFIRRYGRYLNERAFAYRQMAFDFTKVKKGAEGVMRTMTPEKLLKGMPVLQTQIDTLLEFDVHPKELNNPIINAGFLLLFKDLVKLFASYNDGVINLLEKYFKMKKSDCKEALEIYKRFLTRVTKIGEFMKLAETVGVDKNDIPDINYAPSSILESLETHMNSLEGKKGEGSPTKGSPTNNVSPTSTPAKSAAAVPTLAPPPEEATDSLLDLDPLSSSGPSVGASAAPTSWGDLLGSEMGESMLPDPTLAVEPVPSPAGVTSTPAAAEPGVSLAPPPNAAAAPTPGATNMDLLGDAFSTPVPTSDASAEGGAPASTPTPAADAAADPFAPSGGSSEAVGPGLDLFAMMPMENNCFNSGAPPSAPSSTITAPITPTTPSIDLLSAMFDSMPDPSFTKADLAPSVDMFGGADAFSSPAPLSSAPPMDKGVIMDLFGDSTGGETKPAAPAAASGAELMAAFDGLGDVLMPSMTPQAGAASSPVKPMGGDLDATMASMASNLGMGSQKPGENTMGGWSTPQGGAVGAGAPMMPMVRPGFGAPSTPGAPMGSPGMAGSPRRPPPPKNALDDLNIKDFM
- the LOC110522322 gene encoding clathrin coat assembly protein AP180 isoform X13; this translates as MSGQTLTDRIAAAQYQLTGSEVSRAVCKATTHEVMAPKKKHLEYLISATNATNVNIPQMADTLFERATNASWIVVFKALVTTHHMCVHGNERFIQYLASRTALFNLSNFIDKTGSNGYDMSTFIRRYGRYLNERAFAYRQMAFDFTKVKKGAEGVMRTMTPEKLLKGMPVLQTQIDTLLEFDVHPKELNNPIINAGFLLLFKDLVKLFASYNDGVINLLEKYFKMKKSDCKEALEIYKRFLTRVTKIGEFMKLAETVGVDKNDIPDINYAPSSILESLETHMNSLEGKKGEGSPTKGSPTNNVSPTSTPAKSAAAVPTLAPPPEEATDSLLDLDPLSSSGPSVGASAAPTSWGDLLGSDAFSTPVPTSDASAEGGAPASTPTPAADAAADAFSSPAPLSSAPPMDKGVIMDLFGDSTGGETKPAAPAAASGAELMAAFDGLGDVLMPSMTPQAGAASSPVKPMGGDLDATMASMASNLGMGSQKPGENTMGGWSTPQVAPPSWGAPMNVPMGSPSFMGSNQGFSMGGAVGAGAPMMPMVRPGFGAPSTPGAPMGSPGMAGSPRRPPPPKNALDDLNIKDFM
- the LOC110522322 gene encoding clathrin coat assembly protein AP180 isoform X10; amino-acid sequence: MSGQTLTDRIAAAQYQLTGSEVSRAVCKATTHEVMAPKKKHLEYLISATNATNVNIPQMADTLFERATNASWIVVFKALVTTHHMCVHGNERFIQYLASRTALFNLSNFIDKTGSNGYDMSTFIRRYGRYLNERAFAYRQMAFDFTKVKKGAEGVMRTMTPEKLLKGMPVLQTQIDTLLEFDVHPKELNNPIINAGFLLLFKDLVKLFASYNDGVINLLEKYFKMKKSDCKEALEIYKRFLTRVTKIGEFMKLAETVGVDKNDIPDINYAPSSILESLETHMNSLEGKKGEGSPTKGSPTNNVSPTSTPAKSAAAVPTLAPPPEEATDSLLDLDPLSSSGPSVGASAAPTSWGDLLGSEMGESMLPDPTLAVEPVPSPAGVTSTPAAAEPGVSLAPPPNAAAAPTPGATNMDLLGDAFSTPVPTSDASAEGGAPASTPTPAADAAADSTGGETKPAAPAAASGAELMAAFDGLGDVLMPSMTPQAGAASSPVKPMGGDLDATMASMASNLGMGSQKPGENTMGGWSTPQVAPPSWGAPMNVPMGSPSFMGSNQGFSMGGAVGAGAPMMPMVRPGFGAPSTPGAPMGSPGMAGSPRRPPPPKNALDDLNIKDFM